One part of the Candidatus Zixiibacteriota bacterium genome encodes these proteins:
- the thyX gene encoding FAD-dependent thymidylate synthase, whose product MNVETGISEIDMKKLEAKPEIILMAITPNAEDVIERACRTCYLSFHRYKPPASTEELIKKVIRKKHHSVLEHALATFRIKGGSRVFTHELVRHRLMSPSQESQRYVKYGKTRDYDIVVPDTIRNTEYYQPYMEMAAGAERLYSEMVKADIPKEDARYILPNATTSEIVISANFRELRHIFQVRCHPRAHWEIRYICLEMLRIMKREAPIVFWDYEIDEENMCVIIKDE is encoded by the coding sequence ATGAATGTAGAAACCGGAATAAGTGAAATTGATATGAAAAAATTGGAGGCCAAACCGGAAATCATTCTGATGGCAATCACGCCTAACGCTGAAGACGTGATTGAGAGGGCCTGCCGGACCTGTTATTTATCTTTTCATCGATATAAGCCTCCGGCGTCGACTGAAGAATTGATTAAGAAGGTTATTCGCAAAAAACATCATTCAGTATTGGAGCATGCCCTGGCGACTTTTCGCATAAAAGGTGGTTCGCGAGTGTTTACTCATGAGTTGGTCCGGCATCGTTTGATGTCGCCATCTCAGGAATCACAGCGGTATGTCAAGTATGGAAAAACCCGGGATTATGATATCGTGGTTCCGGATACAATCAGAAATACCGAGTATTATCAGCCGTATATGGAAATGGCGGCCGGGGCGGAGAGGCTTTATTCGGAAATGGTCAAAGCTGATATTCCCAAGGAAGATGCCCGGTATATTTTGCCTAACGCGACCACGTCCGAGATTGTGATTTCGGCCAATTTCCGTGAGCTTCGCCATATATTTCAGGTTCGTTGTCATCCGCGGGCTCACTGGGAAATCAGATATATTTGTTTGGAAATGCTCAGGATAATGAAACGAGAAGCTCCCATCGTTTTTTGGGATTATGAGATAGATGAAGAAAATATGTGTGTTATCATCAAGGATGAATAG